In Deinococcus maricopensis DSM 21211, one genomic interval encodes:
- a CDS encoding SPOR domain-containing protein, with protein MTFIKRRWPDLLIATLVVLLLFGFGTLLLGNNRSAPTATTEPTPETTTTEPTTTTATAPTTTPDTATGSDSTAAPSSTPEEQGTIPTAPVTDLPTIPAQPVTPDTTPTPPATTDETATATPEETPTPGTTSVTPRDGGAVATSDSRTPTRNDYRISLGTYANADDARAKLSGVTALGYTVYPIDIGSGVVAQVGPFADADRAQEALADIQRAAPGALVYRPRNAPATAPTENTGTTATTPSTPTPPEAATPAPETTPASPNTPVYLQVGAFNSVERAQTLVQQLRDLGYAPTVNAPAGGKVTVLVGPYTSGPLERTETRLGENGIEHFRVR; from the coding sequence TTGACGTTCATCAAGCGCCGCTGGCCCGACCTGCTCATCGCCACCCTCGTCGTCCTCCTGCTCTTCGGCTTCGGCACGCTGCTGCTCGGCAACAACCGCAGCGCCCCCACCGCCACCACGGAACCGACCCCGGAAACCACCACCACCGAACCCACGACCACCACCGCGACAGCCCCGACGACCACACCGGACACTGCTACCGGCAGTGACAGCACCGCCGCGCCCAGCAGCACTCCGGAAGAGCAGGGCACCATCCCCACGGCGCCCGTCACGGACCTGCCCACCATTCCCGCGCAGCCCGTCACGCCCGACACCACCCCCACGCCGCCCGCCACCACCGACGAAACGGCCACCGCCACCCCCGAGGAAACCCCGACGCCCGGCACCACCAGCGTCACCCCCCGCGACGGCGGCGCCGTCGCCACCAGCGACAGCCGCACCCCCACCCGGAACGACTACCGCATCAGCCTCGGCACGTACGCCAACGCCGACGACGCCCGCGCGAAACTCAGCGGCGTCACCGCACTTGGCTACACCGTATACCCCATCGACATCGGCAGCGGCGTCGTCGCGCAGGTCGGCCCCTTCGCCGACGCCGACCGCGCGCAGGAAGCCCTCGCGGACATTCAGCGCGCCGCCCCTGGCGCCCTGGTGTACCGTCCGCGCAACGCCCCCGCCACCGCACCCACCGAGAACACGGGCACGACGGCCACCACTCCGAGCACACCAACACCCCCCGAAGCCGCCACCCCAGCTCCTGAAACCACCCCCGCCAGCCCCAACACGCCCGTGTACCTGCAGGTGGGCGCATTCAACAGCGTCGAGCGCGCCCAAACGCTCGTCCAGCAACTCCGCGACCTTGGCTACGCCCCCACCGTCAACGCCCCCGCCGGCGGCAAAGTCACCGTCCTCGTCGGCCCCTACACCAGCGGCCCCCTCGAACGCACCGAAACGCGCCTCGGCGAAAACGGCATCGAGCACTTCCGCGTCCGGTAA
- a CDS encoding redox-sensing transcriptional repressor Rex, protein MTSGIPTAAISRLVTYLRILEHLEAENVSRTSSNDLAERASVTAFQVRKDLAYFGRFGTRGMGYTVPVLKRELVRVLGLNQTWNVVIVGVGRLGQAIANYPAASDYQFTYVGLFDVNPDLIGQEVRGLTVQHISELPAFARTTRIDMGFLAVPPDRAQDAAQSLADAGVRGILNFAPIVIQPRTHDTDAGPDLSPEWRGVTIENVDFLAGMKRLAFYILNPHLQHIQTEE, encoded by the coding sequence ATGACCAGCGGCATTCCCACAGCAGCCATCAGTCGGCTCGTCACCTACCTCCGCATCCTCGAACACCTCGAAGCGGAAAACGTCAGCCGCACCAGCAGCAACGACCTCGCCGAACGCGCCAGCGTCACCGCCTTCCAGGTCCGCAAAGACCTTGCCTACTTCGGCCGCTTCGGCACGCGCGGCATGGGCTACACCGTCCCCGTCCTCAAACGCGAACTCGTCCGCGTCCTCGGCCTCAACCAGACCTGGAATGTCGTCATCGTCGGCGTCGGCCGACTCGGACAGGCCATCGCCAACTACCCCGCCGCCAGCGATTACCAGTTCACGTACGTCGGCCTCTTCGACGTGAACCCCGACCTGATCGGTCAGGAAGTCCGCGGCCTCACCGTCCAGCACATCAGCGAACTCCCCGCCTTCGCCCGCACCACCCGCATCGACATGGGCTTCCTCGCCGTCCCCCCGGACCGCGCGCAGGACGCCGCACAATCGCTCGCGGACGCTGGCGTGCGCGGTATCCTCAACTTCGCCCCCATCGTCATCCAGCCACGCACCCACGACACCGACGCCGGCCCGGACCTCTCACCCGAATGGCGCGGCGTCACCATCGAAAACGTCGACTTCCTCGCCGGCATGAAACGCCTTGCGTTCTACATCCTCAATCCGCACCTGCAACACATCCAAACGGAGGAATGA
- a CDS encoding PKD domain-containing protein — MQLSKKSSLLWAMTVLMTACNSTVTPPATSNVKPEVIVKRSNGTSPASTYLSATETLSVSATDLDGQITKLRWVIDGGTSHEHSGDFSSIKGNLSLALPSLSSGLHTLSITATDNAGATGNVTTDIRIDAEAPVISSVMLGDQALTAGENRTVTGNEELKISASDQRGNGDVSPSTARISVFVDGVKVGQATDAVTLKMSDLVGTAAGTKTVSIVAQDSVLNSSSTFSFKTTVTASGTGGGTTVTAPAPILTLNTQGTGPFGGILSFTASANIDPKTQVQKMILEVKDAQGNIDGTSYVTTQPNATFSVDTSKYPDGPLVFTIYVLATDSTGVAYEGRSSATTVQVRNLSAPAIAILSPDNSSTISGPTAVRVQVRQRNTAFVMPSNSIFVDVRDERGQIVKTVEAPTYVASDGVLEAIASIDLTSAGLPNANYTLEAHAQVQLAGETQVRSIGTAASVKFQTNGTLPPAVNVYMPIYHEDPYANVNVRAILSRGSAVMLQTSDDNSVSEIRVGFYCDEATKLPTQVCPSSAYQFNYPVKLSGLIYRMFKIGDLLDGQPYVQNGNYTLRFSVTDGENTTVQEFPVRIDRTQDTIQNLSYNDVSVTYNDTPGQLNPTSATWQVLGTTVNPSRVVSLYTEGGPVEEPIRIGTSSYLPAGATIASGMAFAAEGSYRIDFLVQDLVTGVLRYYPGSYVNVKTNPAKTTP, encoded by the coding sequence ATGCAATTGAGCAAAAAATCATCCCTGCTGTGGGCAATGACTGTCCTGATGACAGCGTGCAACAGCACCGTAACGCCCCCAGCAACCTCCAACGTTAAGCCCGAAGTCATTGTTAAACGTTCTAACGGTACCTCCCCGGCTTCTACCTACCTCAGTGCTACAGAAACGCTCTCTGTATCGGCCACAGACCTTGATGGTCAGATCACCAAGCTTCGCTGGGTGATTGATGGTGGTACGTCGCACGAACATTCAGGGGATTTCAGCAGCATCAAAGGCAACCTGTCTCTCGCGCTGCCTAGTCTGAGTAGCGGGCTGCACACCCTCTCGATCACAGCCACCGACAATGCAGGGGCCACTGGGAATGTCACTACCGACATCCGTATCGACGCTGAAGCGCCAGTCATCTCCAGCGTGATGTTGGGCGACCAAGCATTGACTGCTGGGGAGAACCGCACAGTCACAGGGAATGAAGAGCTGAAAATCAGCGCGAGTGATCAGCGCGGAAATGGTGATGTGAGCCCGTCTACGGCTCGAATCAGCGTTTTCGTAGATGGTGTTAAGGTCGGACAAGCGACTGACGCCGTCACACTCAAAATGAGTGATCTGGTGGGTACTGCTGCTGGGACAAAGACCGTTAGCATTGTTGCCCAAGACAGTGTGCTGAACAGCAGTTCCACCTTCTCGTTCAAGACCACCGTCACTGCCAGTGGAACCGGTGGTGGCACCACGGTCACGGCGCCAGCTCCCATCCTGACGTTGAACACCCAGGGGACAGGACCGTTTGGCGGAATTCTCAGCTTTACTGCGTCGGCAAATATCGATCCCAAGACGCAAGTTCAGAAGATGATTCTTGAGGTCAAGGACGCTCAGGGAAATATTGACGGCACCTCATACGTCACTACGCAACCCAATGCCACGTTCAGTGTCGACACAAGTAAATATCCAGATGGACCACTGGTATTCACCATTTATGTGCTCGCGACCGATTCTACGGGCGTGGCGTACGAGGGACGTTCAAGCGCCACCACTGTGCAAGTGCGCAACCTGTCCGCTCCCGCAATTGCGATCTTAAGTCCTGACAACAGCAGCACTATCTCGGGTCCAACAGCCGTTCGTGTACAGGTCCGCCAGCGGAATACTGCCTTCGTGATGCCATCCAACAGCATCTTTGTGGATGTTCGTGATGAACGTGGCCAAATCGTGAAGACGGTTGAAGCTCCTACATATGTTGCAAGCGACGGTGTGCTTGAAGCAATTGCCTCTATCGACCTGACGAGTGCCGGTTTACCAAACGCGAATTACACCCTTGAGGCGCATGCCCAAGTTCAACTGGCAGGTGAGACTCAAGTCCGCTCAATCGGAACGGCCGCCAGCGTAAAATTCCAAACCAATGGCACTTTACCGCCTGCTGTGAACGTATACATGCCTATTTACCATGAGGATCCATACGCCAATGTTAATGTGCGCGCGATTCTCAGCCGTGGCAGTGCTGTCATGCTACAAACCAGTGATGACAATAGTGTTAGCGAAATTCGTGTTGGCTTCTATTGTGATGAAGCAACCAAGCTGCCTACGCAAGTATGCCCTAGCAGTGCATACCAATTTAATTATCCTGTAAAGCTTTCGGGCTTGATCTACAGGATGTTCAAGATTGGTGATCTTCTAGATGGCCAACCTTATGTCCAAAATGGGAACTACACATTGCGTTTCAGCGTTACTGACGGTGAAAATACAACTGTTCAGGAGTTCCCCGTTCGTATCGACCGGACGCAAGACACCATCCAAAATCTCAGTTACAACGATGTATCCGTGACGTACAACGACACCCCTGGCCAGCTGAACCCCACATCCGCCACATGGCAGGTTCTGGGAACAACGGTCAACCCCTCGCGAGTGGTTTCGCTTTACACCGAAGGAGGGCCTGTAGAAGAGCCCATCCGTATTGGGACGAGCTCCTACCTGCCTGCAGGTGCCACTATTGCATCAGGCATGGCGTTTGCTGCTGAAGGGTCATATAGAATTGACTTCCTTGTACAGGACTTGGTGACTGGAGTGTTGCGGTATTACCCTGGGTCTTACGTTAATGTCAAGACGAACCCAGCTAAAACCACACCTTAA
- a CDS encoding cyclic-di-AMP receptor has protein sequence MKLVLAVIQDADAGALVRVLAENSFEVTKLASTGGFLREGNTTLMIGVQGDRLEALKSLIGQTCRARTRLVTPGVPMGEQGEGMVPEPVEVPVGGAVLFVLGVDEFVRV, from the coding sequence ATGAAGCTTGTGTTGGCAGTGATTCAGGATGCGGATGCGGGGGCGCTCGTGCGGGTGCTGGCGGAGAACTCGTTCGAAGTGACGAAGCTCGCGAGCACGGGCGGGTTCCTGCGCGAGGGGAACACCACGCTGATGATCGGCGTGCAGGGTGACCGCCTGGAGGCCCTCAAGAGCCTGATCGGGCAGACGTGCCGCGCGCGGACGCGTCTGGTCACGCCGGGCGTGCCGATGGGCGAGCAAGGTGAGGGGATGGTGCCGGAGCCGGTGGAGGTGCCGGTGGGCGGTGCGGTGCTGTTCGTGCTAGGCGTGGACGAGTTCGTGCGCGTTTGA
- a CDS encoding Rqc2 family fibronectin-binding protein, with the protein MLARVLADLQGHLPARTLGWVFPDETTAALLLDGVGNLVFAYRPPQPVLYVSRERLRGEPNNPFQRLLANRVRGDLLSAEQLKLDRVAVFAFGGERGFVDVAPARLLFELTGRNTNLLVLESGEGFEGRIVAAGREITGSRNRFRTVRSGGVYTPPPPYEKLDPRTLADEEALALAGVPVGRWRDRVDGLGLALSAELARRAGLTLAEAPEGRLPEVVAALRSLVADPTVEAGTLSEGAREASRAEKAAQLRKALREPVEKRVTLLRNQVADVERATVGLSDAERERNEADLLMAYAHQVPAGANEVTLPDFSGDGEVRVSLDPTMNAVANAERRYGRARRREEVFLRLAEREAQLRADLADAEARLAQLDTATLADLEALERRLVEERPEKSPYGMRYVSPGGFEVLVGRNNKENATLTHKVGRSTDYWFHAQGYAGSHVLVRAGGRDLPLDDLLMAARLAAYHSKARQSSNVPVDYTRVKHVWRPKGAPAGRVLYTQQKTVYVDPAVPE; encoded by the coding sequence ATGCTGGCGCGGGTGCTGGCGGACCTTCAGGGGCACCTGCCCGCGCGGACGCTCGGGTGGGTGTTCCCGGATGAGACGACGGCGGCGTTGTTGCTGGACGGTGTGGGGAACCTGGTGTTCGCGTACCGGCCGCCGCAGCCAGTGCTGTACGTGAGCCGTGAGCGGTTGCGGGGTGAGCCGAACAATCCGTTCCAGCGCCTACTGGCGAACCGTGTGCGGGGGGACCTGTTGAGCGCGGAGCAGTTGAAGCTGGACCGCGTGGCGGTGTTCGCGTTCGGTGGGGAGCGGGGGTTTGTGGATGTGGCGCCCGCGCGGCTGCTGTTCGAGTTGACGGGCCGGAACACGAACCTGCTGGTGCTGGAGTCGGGCGAGGGGTTTGAGGGGCGGATTGTCGCGGCGGGCCGGGAGATCACGGGGAGCCGCAACCGGTTCCGGACGGTGCGGAGTGGTGGGGTGTACACGCCGCCGCCGCCATACGAGAAGCTGGATCCCCGGACGCTCGCGGATGAGGAGGCTTTGGCGCTGGCGGGCGTACCGGTGGGGCGTTGGCGGGACCGCGTGGACGGTCTGGGGCTGGCGCTCAGTGCGGAGTTGGCGCGCCGGGCAGGATTGACCCTTGCGGAGGCGCCGGAAGGGCGCCTGCCGGAGGTGGTGGCGGCGTTGCGGTCGCTGGTGGCGGATCCGACGGTGGAGGCCGGGACGCTCAGTGAGGGCGCGCGGGAGGCTTCGCGTGCGGAGAAGGCCGCGCAGTTGCGGAAGGCGCTGCGTGAACCGGTCGAGAAGCGCGTGACGTTGCTGCGCAATCAGGTGGCGGACGTGGAGCGCGCCACTGTGGGCCTGAGTGACGCGGAGCGGGAGCGGAATGAGGCGGACCTGTTGATGGCGTACGCGCATCAGGTGCCTGCGGGGGCGAACGAGGTGACGCTGCCGGACTTCAGTGGGGACGGGGAGGTGCGCGTCTCGCTGGACCCGACGATGAATGCCGTGGCGAATGCGGAGCGGCGTTATGGGCGCGCGCGGCGCCGCGAGGAGGTGTTCTTGCGCCTCGCGGAGCGTGAGGCGCAGCTGCGTGCGGACCTTGCGGATGCGGAAGCGCGCCTCGCGCAGCTGGATACGGCGACGCTCGCGGACCTGGAGGCGCTGGAACGCCGGCTGGTGGAGGAGCGCCCCGAGAAGAGCCCGTATGGGATGCGGTACGTGTCGCCGGGCGGGTTTGAGGTGCTGGTCGGCCGGAATAACAAGGAGAACGCGACGCTCACGCACAAGGTGGGGCGCAGTACGGATTACTGGTTTCACGCGCAGGGGTACGCGGGGTCGCACGTGCTGGTGCGCGCGGGTGGTCGTGACTTGCCGCTCGACGACCTGCTGATGGCGGCGCGCCTGGCGGCGTACCACAGCAAGGCGCGGCAGAGCAGCAATGTGCCTGTGGATTACACGCGCGTGAAGCATGTGTGGCGCCCGAAGGGGGCGCCGGCGGGGCGGGTGCTGTATACGCAGCAGAAGACGGTGTACGTGGACCCGGCCGTGCCGGAGTGA
- the panD gene encoding aspartate 1-decarboxylase, producing MERIMFRAKIHRATVTQADLDYVGSVTIDQDLLDAADILPNERVDIYNITNGNRLSTYALVGARGSGVIGINGAAAHLVQPGDLVIIAAYGNFTEEEARTLEPKVVLVDARNRIVDLVPA from the coding sequence GTGGAACGCATCATGTTTCGAGCGAAGATCCACCGGGCGACCGTCACGCAGGCCGACCTGGATTACGTGGGCAGCGTGACCATCGATCAGGACCTGCTGGACGCGGCGGATATTCTGCCGAACGAACGCGTGGACATTTACAACATCACGAACGGGAACCGCCTGAGCACGTACGCCCTGGTGGGCGCGCGCGGCAGCGGCGTGATCGGCATCAATGGCGCAGCGGCGCATCTCGTGCAGCCGGGTGATCTGGTGATCATCGCGGCGTACGGGAACTTCACGGAGGAGGAGGCGCGCACGCTGGAGCCGAAAGTGGTGCTGGTGGACGCCCGGAACCGCATCGTGGATCTCGTGCCCGCCTGA
- a CDS encoding GNAT family N-acetyltransferase: protein MTDAPVTFGRVRLQPLTALTPADWRTMYGYFRDRELADWNGAQPIRLPEWVFRRVMIDEERGGERYGFGVLDEAGRLIGSVELYDLRPSPPLTATTATLGVMIGERALWGRGYGREAVGAVLRFAFERVSPPLERVRLRTFAHNRRAQRAFLASGFQEVAREVGRERTDVLMEITRDAWYARTHERPDS from the coding sequence ATGACGGACGCCCCAGTCACGTTCGGCCGTGTGCGCCTCCAGCCGCTCACGGCCCTGACGCCCGCCGATTGGCGCACGATGTACGGGTACTTCCGGGACCGCGAGCTGGCTGACTGGAACGGCGCGCAGCCGATCCGGTTGCCCGAGTGGGTGTTCCGCCGCGTCATGATCGACGAGGAGCGGGGCGGGGAGCGCTACGGGTTCGGCGTGCTGGATGAGGCGGGGCGGCTGATCGGCAGTGTGGAGCTGTACGATCTGCGGCCCAGCCCGCCGCTGACGGCCACCACGGCGACGCTCGGGGTGATGATCGGCGAGCGGGCGTTGTGGGGCCGGGGGTATGGGCGGGAGGCAGTGGGGGCGGTGCTGCGCTTCGCGTTCGAGCGGGTGTCGCCGCCGCTGGAGCGGGTGCGCCTGCGGACGTTCGCGCATAACCGCCGCGCGCAGCGGGCGTTCCTGGCAAGCGGCTTTCAGGAGGTCGCGCGCGAGGTCGGCCGTGAGCGGACGGACGTGCTGATGGAAATCACGCGGGACGCGTGGTATGCCCGGACGCATGAACGTCCTGATTCCTGA
- a CDS encoding D-2-hydroxyacid dehydrogenase: protein MNVLIPDLPAFRSLAVPGVTFTPYGPEGASAAVADGVVLWGVRREHLSALLRTPGLQWALTLTAGVNHVTPHLPEHVTLYNASALHENAVAQHATATILAAARGLHRARDAQREGVWRPERNLWTLDDRSVVIWGMGHIGRRLARHLEVLGARVTGLTSGSAVGEVDEALAGADVLVLLLPSTPDTRGLVGESVLARLSAGAWVANYGRGDLIVTDALVAALQGGHLGGAILDVTDPEPLPPGHALWALENVILTPHTAGTTADVAERGAAYAQRVVAALAAGEDVPGRVDLSRGY from the coding sequence ATGAACGTCCTGATTCCTGACCTGCCGGCTTTCCGCTCACTTGCCGTGCCCGGCGTGACCTTCACGCCGTACGGCCCGGAGGGAGCGTCGGCGGCCGTAGCGGACGGCGTGGTCCTGTGGGGCGTGCGCCGTGAGCACCTGTCGGCGCTGCTGCGCACGCCGGGCCTGCAGTGGGCGCTGACGCTCACGGCGGGGGTGAACCACGTTACGCCGCACCTTCCGGAGCACGTGACGCTGTACAACGCGAGCGCGCTGCACGAAAACGCCGTGGCGCAGCACGCGACCGCGACGATCCTCGCGGCGGCGCGTGGGTTGCACCGCGCCCGGGACGCGCAGCGTGAGGGGGTGTGGCGCCCGGAGCGGAACCTGTGGACGCTCGATGACCGCTCGGTGGTGATCTGGGGCATGGGGCACATCGGCCGGCGCCTCGCGCGGCACCTGGAGGTGCTGGGCGCGCGTGTGACGGGCCTCACGAGTGGCAGCGCGGTGGGCGAGGTGGACGAGGCCCTTGCGGGTGCGGACGTGCTGGTGCTGCTGCTGCCGAGCACGCCGGACACGCGCGGGCTGGTGGGGGAGAGCGTGCTGGCGCGCCTCTCGGCGGGGGCGTGGGTGGCGAATTACGGCCGGGGGGACCTGATCGTCACGGACGCCCTGGTGGCGGCTCTGCAGGGCGGACATCTGGGCGGCGCGATTCTGGACGTCACGGACCCGGAGCCGCTGCCGCCGGGGCACGCGCTGTGGGCCCTGGAGAACGTGATCCTGACGCCGCATACCGCTGGCACGACAGCGGACGTGGCAGAGCGCGGCGCAGCGTACGCGCAGCGGGTGGTGGCGGCCCTCGCGGCCGGGGAGGACGTACCGGGCCGGGTCGACCTGAGTCGAGGTTACTGA
- the malQ gene encoding 4-alpha-glucanotransferase, with product MTITRSSGVLLHPTSLPGPYGIGELGDAAYAFVDWLARAGQAYWQVMPLGPTGYGDSPYQSFSAFAGNPYLISLDALRKHDLLLAADFDAAPAFDAAHVDFGLQYIWRNQMLDRAFAHFESGRGAHLKADLDTFVNAERAWLDDYALYTAIKAEQGGLPWNAWPEALRTRDAQALTDARQRLERDIRRVQFTQFLFFRQWNTLRRYAHERGIQIIGDIPIFVAMDSADAWANPEQFLFDESGQPTVVAGVPPDYFSETGQLWGNPLYRWDAMQADGFQWWINRFRGSLNLYDIIRIDHFRGFAAAWQIPYPAENAIQGAWVPSPGHALFHAVKGALGDFPIIAEDLGVVTPDVEQLRDDFAFPGMAVLQFAFAGGDFSVNAFLPHNLRQNQVVYTGTHDNDTTRGWWATATQDEKHNLGTYLGRYVDDATIAWTLTEVAFESRANLAVVPLQDLMNLGTEARMNLPGTLGPHNWTWRYAPGALTPDLADRLQALTTRTERRHP from the coding sequence ATGACCATCACACGCTCCAGCGGCGTCCTGCTGCACCCAACCAGCCTGCCCGGCCCCTACGGCATCGGCGAACTCGGCGACGCCGCCTACGCCTTCGTCGACTGGCTCGCCCGCGCCGGACAGGCGTACTGGCAGGTCATGCCCCTCGGTCCCACCGGCTACGGCGACAGCCCCTACCAGTCCTTCAGCGCCTTCGCCGGCAACCCCTACCTCATCAGCCTCGACGCCCTGCGCAAACACGACCTGCTGCTCGCTGCCGACTTCGACGCCGCCCCCGCCTTCGACGCCGCGCACGTCGACTTCGGTCTGCAGTACATCTGGCGCAACCAGATGCTCGACCGCGCCTTCGCGCACTTCGAAAGCGGACGCGGCGCGCACCTCAAAGCCGACCTCGACACCTTCGTGAACGCGGAACGCGCCTGGCTCGACGACTACGCCCTGTACACCGCCATCAAGGCCGAACAGGGCGGCCTCCCCTGGAACGCCTGGCCCGAAGCGCTCCGCACCCGCGACGCCCAGGCCCTCACTGACGCCCGCCAGCGCCTCGAACGTGACATCCGCCGCGTGCAGTTCACGCAGTTCCTGTTCTTCCGACAGTGGAACACCCTGCGCCGCTACGCCCACGAACGCGGCATCCAGATCATCGGGGACATCCCCATCTTCGTCGCCATGGACAGCGCCGACGCCTGGGCGAACCCCGAACAGTTCCTGTTCGACGAAAGTGGCCAACCCACCGTCGTCGCCGGCGTCCCACCCGACTACTTCAGCGAAACCGGGCAGCTCTGGGGCAATCCCCTGTACCGCTGGGACGCCATGCAGGCCGACGGCTTCCAATGGTGGATCAACCGCTTCCGCGGCAGCCTGAACCTCTACGACATCATCCGCATCGACCACTTCCGTGGATTCGCGGCCGCCTGGCAGATTCCCTACCCCGCCGAGAACGCCATCCAGGGCGCGTGGGTGCCGTCCCCCGGGCACGCCCTGTTCCACGCCGTGAAGGGCGCCCTCGGGGACTTCCCGATCATCGCCGAGGACCTCGGCGTCGTCACGCCCGACGTCGAGCAGCTGCGCGACGACTTCGCCTTTCCCGGCATGGCCGTCCTGCAGTTCGCGTTCGCCGGCGGTGACTTCAGCGTGAACGCCTTCCTGCCGCACAACCTCCGCCAGAACCAGGTCGTGTACACCGGCACGCACGACAACGACACCACGCGCGGCTGGTGGGCAACCGCCACGCAGGACGAAAAGCACAACCTCGGCACGTACCTCGGCCGGTACGTGGACGACGCCACCATCGCGTGGACGCTCACCGAGGTCGCGTTCGAGAGTCGCGCGAACCTCGCTGTCGTGCCCCTGCAGGACCTCATGAACCTCGGCACCGAGGCGCGCATGAACCTCCCTGGCACGCTCGGCCCGCACAACTGGACGTGGCGCTACGCGCCCGGCGCGCTCACGCCCGACCTCGCCGACCGCCTGCAGGCCCTCACGACCCGCACCGAACGCCGCCACCCGTAA
- a CDS encoding cob(I)yrinic acid a,c-diamide adenosyltransferase yields the protein MKLYTRTGDAGQTGLYGADRVSKAHPRVEAYGTVDEVNSVLGLVRAHLHAQGGDDAMDADLAYLQNALFDLGADLATRTESPYAKNVARIDADDVQHLEQLIDQYQAGAPELKQFIHPGGTPASAALQVARAVARRAEREVIRLAHEEDVNAHAQVYLNRLSDLLFIMARAANARAGIREEEWHVKGRRA from the coding sequence ATGAAACTCTACACCCGCACCGGCGACGCCGGGCAGACCGGCCTGTACGGCGCCGACCGCGTCAGCAAAGCGCACCCGCGCGTCGAGGCGTACGGCACCGTCGACGAAGTGAACAGCGTCCTCGGACTCGTCCGCGCGCACCTGCACGCGCAAGGCGGCGACGACGCCATGGACGCCGACCTCGCGTACCTCCAGAACGCCCTGTTCGACCTCGGCGCGGACCTCGCCACGCGCACGGAAAGCCCCTACGCGAAAAACGTCGCCCGCATCGACGCGGACGACGTCCAGCATCTCGAACAGCTCATCGACCAGTACCAGGCGGGCGCGCCGGAACTCAAGCAGTTCATCCACCCCGGCGGCACCCCCGCGAGCGCCGCCCTGCAGGTCGCCCGCGCGGTCGCGCGCCGCGCCGAACGCGAAGTCATCCGTCTCGCGCACGAGGAGGACGTGAACGCCCACGCGCAGGTCTACCTGAACCGCCTGTCCGACCTGCTGTTCATCATGGCGCGCGCCGCAAACGCCCGCGCCGGCATCCGCGAAGAGGAATGGCACGTCAAGGGTCGCCGCGCCTGA
- a CDS encoding N-acetylmuramoyl-L-alanine amidase family protein translates to MKRLAFALLLSSLALAAPAPTTRPPALTVLLDPGHGGVDGGMASRWVTEKEVTLDVALRVRALLRARGVNVIMTRDRDTQLSVNKTTDLEARSRMAKADRVNAYVSIHVNAAGPTAQGIETYYFGRPLESRNRTLAVRENGGGTLGENLTRQATSTAQNLLGDLIAQAKIAFSKQLATRVQSHLIAATGAVNRGVQQEAFYVIRNPTTPAILIEIGFGSHPVEGAKLAQGAYRDRLADAIADGICDFLNVK, encoded by the coding sequence GTGAAGCGTCTTGCATTCGCTCTGCTGCTGTCCAGCCTGGCTCTCGCCGCGCCCGCCCCGACCACGCGTCCACCTGCCCTCACGGTTCTGCTCGATCCCGGTCACGGGGGCGTGGATGGCGGCATGGCGAGCCGCTGGGTGACCGAGAAGGAAGTGACGCTTGATGTGGCGTTGCGCGTTCGTGCGCTGCTGCGCGCGCGTGGCGTGAACGTCATCATGACCCGCGACCGCGATACGCAGCTCAGCGTGAACAAGACCACGGACCTGGAGGCGCGCAGCCGCATGGCGAAAGCGGACCGCGTGAACGCGTACGTCAGTATCCATGTGAATGCGGCGGGGCCGACCGCGCAGGGCATTGAGACGTACTATTTCGGTCGGCCGTTGGAGAGCCGGAACCGGACGCTGGCGGTCCGTGAGAACGGGGGCGGCACGCTCGGTGAGAACCTGACGCGTCAGGCGACCAGCACGGCGCAGAACCTTCTGGGGGACCTGATTGCGCAGGCGAAGATCGCGTTCAGCAAGCAGCTGGCGACGCGCGTGCAGAGTCACCTGATTGCCGCGACGGGCGCGGTGAACCGGGGCGTGCAGCAGGAGGCGTTCTACGTGATTCGCAACCCGACGACGCCGGCCATCCTGATCGAGATTGGGTTCGGGTCGCATCCAGTGGAGGGCGCGAAGCTCGCGCAGGGTGCGTACCGGGACCGGCTGGCGGACGCGATCGCGGACGGCATCTGCGATTTCCTGAACGTGAAGTGA